Proteins from one Procambarus clarkii isolate CNS0578487 chromosome 72, FALCON_Pclarkii_2.0, whole genome shotgun sequence genomic window:
- the LOC138356382 gene encoding uncharacterized protein — translation MRFKFVLLGLLAFVCATSGYVLKDQDDALGDTDDRPERVVFEDDDGDRAEQSEFADIELRRNNLEKHGHGLGHGHGHEYGSHSKEKCHHIQTRTTGTTSTTTPTTTTTVTTTTTGPPPALG, via the exons ATGAG GTTCAAATTCGTGCTGCTGGGTCTTTTGGCCTTCGTATGTGCCACTTCAGGCTACGTTCTGAAGGACCAGGACGACGCACTTGGCGACACCGACGACCGTCCAGAACGGGTCGTCTTCGAAGACGACGATGGGGACAG GGCCGAACAGAGCGAATTTGCTGACATTGAATTACGGAGAAACAACCTCGAAAAGCACGGACACGGtctcggacacggacacggacacgaatATGGTAGCCACAGCAAAGAAAAGTGTCATCATATCCAAACAAGGACGACGGGGACGACTTCAACCACCActccaaccactactaccacagttaccaccaccaccaccggaccACCACCGGCGCTGGGATAG
- the LOC123773652 gene encoding myotubularin-related protein DDB_G0290005-like isoform X2: protein MRYKFVLLGLLAFVCATSGYVLKDHYDALGDTDDRPERVVFEDDDGDRAEQSDVADIELRRNSRQKHGRGHGHQGHNGHHGHGRHSHEHHHRRTTRRRRTTTTTPTTTSTTTTTTTTTTPTTVTTTPTTVTTTPTTVTTTPTTVTTTPTTVTTTPTTVTTTPTTVTTTPTTVTTTPTTITTGSG, encoded by the exons GTACAAATTCGTGCTGCTGGGTCTTTTGGCCTTCGTATGTGCCACTTCAGGCTACGTTCTGAAGGACCATTACGACGCACTTGGCGACACCGACGACCGTCCAGAACGGGTCGTCTTTGAAGACGACGATGGGGACAG GGCCGAACAGAGCGATGTTGCTGACATTGAATTAAGGAGAAACAGCCGCCAGAAGCACGGACGCGGCCACGGTCACCAGGGCCACAACGGTCACCACGGACATGGCCGCCACAGCCACGAACATCATCATAGACGCACAACGAGGAGGAGgagaactacaaccaccacgcCAACCACTACtagcacaactaccaccaccacgactaccactaccccaactaccgTCACCACTACGCCAACTACcgtcaccactaccccaactaccgtcaccactaccccaactaccgtcaccactaccccaactaccgtcaccactaccccaactaccgtcaccactaccccaactaccgtcaccactaccccaactaccgtcaccactaccccaaccaccatcaccactggctCGGGGTAG
- the LOC123773652 gene encoding myotubularin-related protein DDB_G0290005-like isoform X1, giving the protein MRYKFVLLGLLAFVCATSGYVLKDHYDALGDTDDRPERVVFEDDDGDRAEQSDVADIELRRNSRQKHGRGHGHQGHNGHHGHGRHSHEHHHRRTTRRRRTTTTTPTTTSTTTTTTTTTTPTTVTTTPTTVTTTPTTVTTTPTTVTTTPTTVTTTPTTVTTTPTTVTTTPTTVTTTPTTITTGSG; this is encoded by the exons ATGAG GTACAAATTCGTGCTGCTGGGTCTTTTGGCCTTCGTATGTGCCACTTCAGGCTACGTTCTGAAGGACCATTACGACGCACTTGGCGACACCGACGACCGTCCAGAACGGGTCGTCTTTGAAGACGACGATGGGGACAG GGCCGAACAGAGCGATGTTGCTGACATTGAATTAAGGAGAAACAGCCGCCAGAAGCACGGACGCGGCCACGGTCACCAGGGCCACAACGGTCACCACGGACATGGCCGCCACAGCCACGAACATCATCATAGACGCACAACGAGGAGGAGgagaactacaaccaccacgcCAACCACTACtagcacaactaccaccaccacgactaccactaccccaactaccgTCACCACTACGCCAACTACcgtcaccactaccccaactaccgtcaccactaccccaactaccgtcaccactaccccaactaccgtcaccactaccccaactaccgtcaccactaccccaactaccgtcaccactaccccaactaccgtcaccactaccccaaccaccatcaccactggctCGGGGTAG